The genomic stretch TGGAAGAAGAAGATTTTAAATTTAAGGGAAATTCAAAAGTTGTCTTTTTAACCAAAAACGTAATCGCTGAGAATCGCGTAAAAAATAAAAAGAAATATTCTGGTACGTATACGCTTCTTACATTCCACCTAAAAACGAATATTGTTAAAGTAGAAATGGAACAGGATAAAGCAGAATGGCTAGTGAATATTTTAGAAGAACACTCTATAGACCATCAGAAAAAACCTACTGTTCAGCAACTTAAGAACAATTTTGAAGAAAGTTTCGAAGATTTTGAATTATTCTGGTTCTCAAAACCTATGCAGCAATTGAAAGAAAATGGAGTAATTTTGAGTTTATAAAATTGATCTGTTTTTCTCAGGGATTTTCCGATTAAAGGATTTTCTGTTTTTATCTCGCAAATTATAGGTTTTGGCTAAAGCCAATGGAATTTTATATTTATTATAAAACGGGCTAAAGCCCGTTTCTATTGAATAGCTTTTACGTTTTTACTATCTCTGTTAAAGTAAAATATCCATAGTCTTTATCATTCCGTAGGAATCCAGCCTCCTATTTTAATATGTAATGTAAAATTCTTTCAGAAATCGCAGATTCGACGTAGTCAAAGCCAAAATACAGGACAAAAAGCTCTCGCAGATCCGCAGATAATGAGATAAGTAGATTATATAAAAACTAAGTGGATAAAAAGAAAACCTCAGAAAATATCTCTGAGGCTTTTGTTTTATTTATTTTTTGTTGACTCAATTAGGAGTATCTTTTGTAACCGGACCTACCGTTACTTTTTCCTGAACTTTAATAAAATTCGGGTCCATGATCGCCATACGTTCCGCCAGTGCTTTATAAGTTGGATACTTTAAGATTGAAGCTCTTCCTGACATTTCTTTAAAAAGGGTGAAAGATTTTCCACCAGCTGTTTTCAGCTGCTTTGTTGTAGTAATATACTTACCTATATATTTGCTTTTTGCATCATAAATTTCAATATCTATAAAGCTTTTATCCATGATTTTATCATCTGAACCAAAGCTTACCGGTAAATTGGTAAAATATCCAACAGGAACCCCATTGCTCAGGATCTCTCCTACTTTATTTACTTCAAGATTCATTTTATCAATCTTTTTTCTGATAGTATAGGCATCCTTGGTTTTACTATCCAGTTTTCTTTTGGGAACATTTGAAAACAGTTCGTCCAGCGTCTTTACATTGATTCCTTTATTATCAATGATTTTAAAATCTTTTACAGAATTGTAAACTGCGGATTTTTCTTCTCCGGAAAATGCAGAAGGAGAAGAATAATCAACTTCAATCGTTTTATCTCTGTTATAAACCCTGTTGATTTGTATGTAACTGTCCCTCACAGAGTCAACAATACTTTTATCAATAAATTTTATCGTATACAACGGCGTTTCTTTTAAATCCATGAAAGTATATTCATTGGATTTATTGGAGATTTTAGCTACCGGAATCCCATCTAAATTGATAATTCCTCTTTTGGTTTTAATATTCTGGGCATTAAGGAGAGTACCCAGAATTGTAAAGAATATGATTATACTTTTCTTCATAGAATCAGATTTTTACATGAGTTGAAATAAAATAAAAAAAGTGTAACCAAAGTTACACTTTTTTGAAAATATATTTAGCTTTTCATTTAATTATTCGCAAAGGATAATTCCTTTGTTATGATTAAATTCCACAACACCGCTTTTGATAGAATATGAAAAGATAGAATCTTTATCATTTTCTTTGGTTAGGTTTTTTGCGAAAGCTTCATCTACAGAGTTTGTAAAAAGCTTTACTTTCCCACCAACTAAAGAAGAAACGATTCCTGCATGGTTTTTCATGATGTGGAATTCACCATTTTTTCCAGGCAATAATACTGAGTTTACTTCTCCTTCAAAAACTACGTATTCTGGTGTTAAAATTTTTATATTCATTTTAATTTAGATTAAAAGATTAAAAGATTGAAAGATTAAAAGATTCTGACATTATGGAATGTCTCTCATCTCACGTCTAAAAATCTTAGGTCTAATTATTAAGCGTTTTCAGCTAACATTTTTTGTCCAGCCTCGATAGCTTCCTCGATAGTTCCTTTCAAGTTGAAAGCAGCTTCTGGTAAGTGATCTAATTCACCGTCCATAATCATGTTGAATCCTTTGATCGTATCTTTGATATCTACTAATGATCCTGGAATACCTGTAAACTGTTCTGCTACGTGGAAAGGCTGAGATAAGAATCTCTGAACTTTTCTTGCACGGTAAACAACTGATTTATCTTCTTCAGAAAGTTCTTCCATACCAAGAATTGCGATGATATCCTGAAGGGATTTATATCTTTGAAGAATTTCTTTTACTCTTTGAGCACAGTTGTAGTGATCG from Chryseobacterium indologenes encodes the following:
- a CDS encoding FoF1 ATP synthase subunit delta/epsilon — translated: MNIKILTPEYVVFEGEVNSVLLPGKNGEFHIMKNHAGIVSSLVGGKVKLFTNSVDEAFAKNLTKENDKDSIFSYSIKSGVVEFNHNKGIILCE